In one Nicotiana tomentosiformis chromosome 6, ASM39032v3, whole genome shotgun sequence genomic region, the following are encoded:
- the LOC104114024 gene encoding profilin-3, translated as MSWQTYVDDHLMADFDGQGQHLAAAAILGHDGSVWAQSPAFPEFKPEEITNIMKDFDEPGFLAPTGLFLCGTKYMVIQGEPGAVIRGKKGSGGITIKKTNQALIFGIYEEPVTPGQCNMVVEKIGDYLVDQGY; from the exons ATGTCGTGGCAAACCTACGTGGACGATCACTTGATGGCCGACTTTGACGGCCAAGGCCAGCACCTTGCCGCGGCGGCTATTCTCGGACATGATGGTAGCGTTTGGGCTCAAAGCCCCGCTTTTCCTGAG TTTAAACCAGAGGAAATTACGAATATCATGAAAGATTTTGATGAACCTGGATTTCTTGCTCCCACTGGGCTATTCCTTTGTGGAACAAAGTACATGGTAATCCAAGGAGAACCTGGCGCTGTCATCCGTGGCAAAAAG GGATCTGGTGGGATAACAATCAAGAAAACTAACCAAGCTCTGATTTTTGGTATCTACGAAGAGCCAGTGACTCCAGGACAGTGTAACATGGTAGTTGAGAAAATTGGAGACTATCTAGTTGACCAGGGTTATTGA
- the LOC104114025 gene encoding protein IQ-domain 26-like: MGKATRWFKGLLGMKKEKENIDNMSNSSEKKDKKRWSFGKSVKDSNVGQNPVNFSAVDTNWLRSYMSENEKEQSKHAIAVAAATAAAADAAVAAAQAAVAVVRLTSQGRGAMFTGGGREKWAAAKIQTVFRGYLARKALRALKGLVKLQALVRGYLVRKRAAATLHSMQALIRAQAAVRSQRARRSMTNDSRYQPEMRARRSIERFDEYRNEFHSKRLSTSNETSYDGFDDSPKIVEIDTYRTKSRSRRMNNVACMSESGDEQHYQVMSSPLPCPLPARVSIPDCRHLQDINWSFLADEQCKFASAQSTPRFACSGRSNAPPTPAKSVCGDGYFRPYANFPSYMANTQSFRAKLRSHSAPKQRPEPGPKKRLSLNEIMASRTSFSGVRMQRSCSQVQEDYCF, translated from the exons ATGGGGAAAGCTACGAGGTGGTTTAAGGGGTTGCTTGGGatgaaaaaagagaaagaaaacatagaCAACATGTCTAATTCATctgaaaagaaagacaaaaaaagGTGGAGTTTTGGGAAGTCTGTTAAAGATTCAAATGTTGGTCAGAATCCGGTGAACTTTTCGGCGGTGGATACTAATTGGTTGAGATCTTACATGTCTGAGAACGAGAAGGAACAGAGTAAGCATGCAATTGCTGTAGCTGCCGCCACCGCTGCCGCGGCCGATGCGGCGGTAGCGGCGGCACAGGCGGCTGTGGCGGTGGTGAGATTAACTAGTCAAGGTAGGGGTGCTATGTTCACAGGTGGTGGGCGGGAGAAATGGGCTGCTGCTAAGATTCAAACTGTTTTCAGGGGTTATTTG GCCAGAAAAGCTCTTAGAGCTCTAAAGGGACTGGTGAAATTGCAGGCATTGGTTAGGGGTTACCTTGTTCGCAAGAGAGCGGCTGCAACTCTTCACAGTATGCAGGCGCTCATCAGAGCGCAGGCTGCTGTTCGATCTCAAAGAGCTCGTCGTTCAATGACTAATGACTCTAGATACCAGCCCGAAATGCGAGCTAGGAGGTCCATT GAAAGATTTGATGAATATAGAAATGAATTCCACAGCAAGAGGCTTTCAACTTCGAATGAGACATCATATGATGGATTTGATGATAGCccaaaaattgtagaaattgatACATACAGGACCAAATCCAGGTCGCGTAGAATGAACAATGTTGCTTGTATGTCCGAATCTGGAGATGAGCAGCATTATCAAGTTATGTCATCACCACTTCCATGTCCACTTCCAGCCCGTGTATCGATCCCAGATTGTCGTCATCTTCAGGATATTAACTGGAGTTTTCTAGCGGACGAGCAGTGCAAGTTTGCCTCAGCACAAAGTACACCTCGATTTGCATGTTCTGGACGTTCCAATGCGCCACCTACACCAGCCAAAAGCGTTTGTGGCGATGGTTACTTCCGGCCATATGCTAACTTTCCTAGTTACATGGCTAACACACAGTCGTTTCGCGCAAAGCTACGATCCCATAGTGCGCCAAAGCAAAGACCAGAGCCAGGGCCAAAGAAGAGGTTGTCACTGAATGAAATAATGGCATCAAGAACTAGTTTCAGTGGTGTTAGAATGCAAAGGTCTTGTTCTCAAGTGCAAGAAGATTACTGCTTctga